The sequence gtggtcaagatatTTACAATGTTGTTGGTTTCAAATCTATTCAATTATATGCACTTGAACTCTATTAAGCCCACATCAcccagccacgtgggaccacaggtttggaccttaaggtcaagcttacaaatacagcctttggctataattgtgctgggacttgaaggtagctttgccatgagaggatcatatcctctcattagtccgaggcctgaacctgtccaaacgctgtagccgctctccacaatcCTGTACAGGTGGGAGCACAAGCAGTGGTACCTTCCCATGGTACCCTTCTATCTCGCTATTCAGAGTATTAAGATCAAAGTTACCCAAAACAGCTAGAGAACATGGATCATAAAAACCACTGTGGTATCCTCTCCTCTATGGTGAAGATGACTTGAATTTGACTTTTgtcccatcccacacccacaaTCTCATCTATGTTCAAGTACATAGTTATGATTATTTTCATATCTGCTTCCTTCAGTCACAGTTACCTAAACAAGTTGTGATTTTCCTTGGCAGTGAGTCTGTGTCCTTGGCCCATGAGTCCTTGTCCCATGTCTTGCACTAAGTGGTATAGCTTGTGCTCTCTGAGGGTTGATCCTTTGTTTCTAAAAGTGGAGTGCAAAGGCATTTGGGAACAGACTCCTCCCAAGGTGCCCCTCAGCCAAAGGACTGTATCCTTAATGGAGCACCTGGGTCTAGATTCAGGCTCAGTCCATGGTCTTTGTGTCTCTAAACAGGATTACAAAGCATTCATTCATGAAGTCAGTTTATTCTTGTAGGACATGCCCTAGACTCTAGCTGTTGGTGGGTTTAGCGTGTGAGTGGGGGACTCCTAGTTTCGCTGGATATACAGCCAGCTCCCTTCAGTTGCCTACcaaaaaattgtttcttaaagGAGTTATTTAAAGGCTCAAAAGATTTCCTTGTGCGTTTTGCTAGCTCATGCCTCTGCCTATTAGTTATTTGAAGGGACTTGTCCATTTTATGTGAGGAAAATTGGAGAGAGGACTTTGGAAACCACCGTCTGGATTTCGGTGGAAAGAGGGTGTTTATTTGTTATGATCTAGGCACCCTTGCATCCCAAGGCTTCTGTAGGACCATTAGCTAATGTTCTTTGAAGCAAGAGCAACCGGATTTCCATTGTGGTGAAGAATCTAGTACATCAGGCCCATCCTTTCCTTTGAATATGAAATATTCACACTGCTGACTTCAGTGGAGTGGAAGAAAGCCATTAGGAAACCAGCCTTCCTCAGCTAAGCCTGCTGGGTCCCAGAAATCCAACTGTCGGTACCATGGCCACCAGTTAGACAGTCTTTATTAAGCACCATGTTAAGAAccttttgagaaagaagaacaaagctatAGAcatcacaatacctgatatcaagctATGCTACAAGGCCATTGTCATCAAAACAGTTGGTATTGATATAAGATCAGGTATATggatcaatggaaaagaacagagagccTAAGAATCAACCCATACCTATATTGGGaactgatatttgacaaaggaggcaacagTATATGatagggtaaagacagtctcttcaatagtAAATGGCATTGAGAAACTTGGATGTGAAAAAATGAATCCAAACCACCAACTTATACTTTTCAGAAGAATTCAttcaaaatgaacaaaagacttaaatgtaagtcgtgaaaccataaaaatcctggaagaaagcaTCAGCCATAAAACCTCAGACATCTGCCATGGTAATATTTTATGCCGATATGTCACTCCagctgtgagtctggcttctggctgagccgccctccacctgtgggagcccactgaccaccctatggggggaaagtggggagcagctcctgtgttgagcatctgtcccctgatggtctgtgcacatcatagcagctgGTTGTACTGCAATtcagttgattttcatattaggcttttactatataggatagccaagagcTGGAAACAGTGCAAATGGCCATCAGGAGAAGAGAGGATAAAGTAAAcagtggtatcctatataataaaaggctaatatgtaaatcgaccaaacagtaaaacaaccagtcactatgacacaccctgaccaccagggggcaaatgctcaatgcaggagctgctccctggtggtcagtgcgctcccaccagggagcgcagcagtggtggcaggagcctctccctcctctgcagcaACACttaggatgtctgactgcctgcttaggcctgctctccactgggagcaggcctaagtcagtattcagacatcctccaagggctcctggactgcagaAAGGCACAGGCCGCGCTGAAGGACCCCACGAGTGCATgaatttggtgcaccgggcctctagtcctatattaaagaaaggctaatatgcaaatcgaacaaaCAGCTGaacgactagttgctatgacatgcactgactaccaggggacagacgctcaatgcagaagctgcccctggtgatcagtgccctcccacaggggggaCTCCGCTCAGACAGAAGCCATAAGctaggctcactgctggcaagtgcagtggtggtgacaGGGGCctctcccatggggagcgggcctaagccatcagtcggacatccaccaagggctcccagattgtgagagggcacaggctgggctgagagaccctcctccccctgccccccaaatgcactttaccaggcctctagtatttacataatggaatactacctgGCAAAAAAAGAGAAGGCATTCTTAACTTCTGAGATAGCATGTATGGacatggagattattatgctcagtgaaataagccagtcagagaaagagaaaaactatatgatctcacttatatgtggaatataatgaacaacattatctgacaaacaaaatagaaatacagGCATGAAGACATGGaccagactgacagttgtcagaggggttGAGGGAGAGGGGGATTGGATGAAACTAACTGAaggaattagccaaagaacatggaCACAGATGACAatgtggtgagggccagagggtGCGGGGAGGTAAGGTGCTGTGAATAGGGCCAAAGGAAGGGAAAATGGGGATATTTGTAagagtgtcaacaataaaataaaaattttaaagtatattggtATTTACAGTTATCTCCTCATAGGACATAAATAAAGGGCTAGTGTTCTCAGATGGGATGGAGGGTGAGGCAAGAGAGAGCAGAGTAATTCTGAAGGGAATAGGGTGCCTATGTGTCGGAATGAGGGCAGGAGAGTCTGTGAAGCCTTAAAAGGAGCCTTCAGTCATGACCAATTCAGAAGACTATGATCCAGGGATGGACAGGAGGGCACCCAAGGGAAGACCAGGGAAAGGGTGTTGTCATGAGGGAAAATGCTGGGATGAGGGAAAATACTGGAACGAGGCAGAAAACCTGGCACCAGGAAGACTCATATATACATAAGCCTCAGACAATCCCCACATTATGCTTGATTCTCAATGTCACCTTCCTTCCTTAGGCCTGCTCTTGCCTGGGCTCCAGCGTTCTACTAATTGTCACCTGAAAGAGTTCATTCATACTGAGAGTAGAAATTAATTGTGAGGTAGAAAGTGTGCCATGGGCTAGGAAGGCAGGAAATATCATGGACTCCTGATGAAGTTGGGCAAGGGGCCAATACTGCACGATGCGCCTTACTAGCCATGTAATCCTGGGAAAAGTAGCTGGTCCAAGGGGCATCAAGTTGTTCCTCTGTGAAGGAAGTGGGTCTGATAAACCCTGTCTTGTGGGAATGCAGGACAGTGTGGAGTGTTTGTAAAGCACCACACACAGTGACTGGAGAAGATTGGAACTCTGATGAATGGCAGCTATTTCTAATATCATTTTTATCCCAGACACTTCCACTCTGGCACTGTGATTACTTGTTTGTTATGAAGATCGTATTAGAGAATGTGCAGTTCAGTAAGGAATGGAATACCCAACAGGCCAAAAAGGATGTACCCAATTCATGGATGTACGCTGAAATTCAGGTGTGGGGAGCCTTCACAGCTggacaaaagacaaagatgtTAGAAAGGGAATCTAGGAACAACTCTTTCCCTCAGTCCAAGCTGCTCTTTCATCCAAACAAATGCTTTCATTCATTTCACCCCCACCCAAAACCTACACCTTGATAATGATTGGCCAGATCACACTCAAGATCATTTCCATTCAACCCCAATTAGGCTGTGGGCTGTGGCTCTCCCAGGCCATCCTTACTCATGGCCCAGTAACTGTATTTCTGTAGAAATCTGTGCAGATGATGGGTATAATATGCCTAGTGATCATACTGTCTAATGTCACTGAGACTGTGTGCAGGCAACCACCCTTCCTAACCAGGTGGAGATTTCCCTCTGGTTTATCCATGATCCCAAAGGAACTTGTCAGGACAATTCTCCATTTCACACTTCCCTCTCACACCCAAGACACACAATATGTCCCTGCCACCCCCAGCTGCCTTACAATCAACCCCCGCAGAGGGAATCACAGTTTCCCAAATACCCTGGCTCAGGCCATGTAAAATTGAGTGCTGTTCCCTGGAGGGCCATGGTCTCACCTGTTCTGTTACTTGTCCTATAGGACTTAGGGGACACCTAACCCCTTCCTTATATGACTTCACCTCTTACACTATCATCCTGTGGGTGGGTGTGCCCTGCTTATGTTGGTGTCTCCACTACTAACGCAGGGCCTTCCAGAGGACATAGGCTCAGTGAATATCTGGGGATTAAATGAACCACTGAGCAGGGGTCCTCTTTATTCAGATGAAATCCCTCCACTTTCTTGCCAGAACCAAGGATCCTTAGATAAATTGTTTCATGAAAAGACAGCCAAGAAGAGATAAGaagcaaaaatgaacaaacttttgcttttattttttatttcttgactcCATTGATTGTACTGCCGAGTTTTTTTCACATTTCCAATGAAATCCTTTTATCATGCCATGTTATCTAGTTCGGGATCATTAACTAGGATGGGAAGTGTCCCAAATTGCGTTACACAGTAGCAAATCTCTTACGCTTGAGCTGGAcatgtacaaatatatatgtgaCCAATGTCATTTACAAACTTACATGCTAACAGCTTATGAAAACTTCCATGAAAAGGACGAACATTAGAAAATTTCCTTAAAAATTCACAAAGTAATATAGCATAAATTACTCAATTATCATAGGAGCCCAAATCATTCCCTAGGCCTCACTACTGCTTTCTCCTCAAACACAGAGTTGAAAATAGAATGCACTTTATGCCCATCAAATAAAGTTAATACACAAGGGCCTGAAAAGTGCCTGGGTGCAACTCTGGCTCAGGCACATGGGTTCTCATTACACTCAGGCCCTTCAGGCAGGAATGGGAGAGAACGGGGATCTCTGTCATTAACCCTGAGCACAAAGCTAAGGGCTTGCGATGTCGTGGTCTCTGTGTGggccctgggaccccacaggAACTCATAGCATGGAGGATCGCTATTGGGCACCTGTCTATACACCAGGTACTGTTCCTGCACCCAAATTTTAGTGATGAGCTCCCTGGGCTCCCCATACAGCCAATGCAATTTCCCATCATGCAGCCCTATAATATTCAGTGTTTCCCAGACTTTCTCCTCAGGGGCACAATCTCCCTCCGAAGCAATCACCCAGAGGAGTGTGACGAGGAGGCCGGTGTTAGGATATCTGCTCTCATCGCTCACCATTCCGTCATAGGTGAGCCCCAAGGCGGTGACCATTACATAGGTGTGGGCACTCGGGTCGACTTCCTCCGCAACTACACCAAAGACCAGCTTCATGACCTCAGTGGCTGCACTGAAGATCTCAGGGAAGTGCTCATGGTACTCTTTGATGACACTACTCTGCATTTCTGCCTTGGTTGTTGGCTCCTTTGCGCAATATTTCCGGAGCAGGAACTCCACCATTTCCATCATCTTTGAATGCAGTGCTTTTTGGAGCAAGGTATCACCATCATCTTCAGGGCCTCCCTCAGTGTTTGGACCCGCCTCCTCGTGGCTGCTGGAGCTCTCATCTTCAGGATGGCTCCATGGAAAGGTTGCCAAggcatggagggaggggcaggaaaccTGAGGACTCTGGGGAGGACTTGGTGTCTCAGCAGCAGCCACCTCCTCTAGGCTTTCTAAAAACAGGACTGAgggggaggaagacagagaggaggagagagacacagcctcttcatcctcctcctcctcctcctcctcgtgcATAGCCCAGAACAGCTCCTCTGCCACCAGGTCGGGCATCTCCCTTGGGTCCTGATGGTCTTCCTCAAGATTGCCGAGCTCACTCATATGATGGCCAGGCATGATGACTTCTGCTGAGAAGAGTGACCTCGTGTGGGCAAAAGATGGGCGATGAGGACCCACgggcctgtggggagagggggagtgtgAGAGGCATGAGTTTAGAAACACATCCTAGGCTGCTCTGACAAAGGTGACTTATAGGTCTCTCCTTTAGGGGTGTACATGGGCCTCACAGGGCTCACTCCTGATCAGCCTGCCCACTAAGAACCTGAAGTAGGAAGTGACATGACATGACTGCTCAGGGTATAGAAGGCACAGCACAGGGTTCTGTAACTGATAGTGGGGTGTGGAGGTGTCAGGAAATGTGGGGTCCCCTCTGACATGGGTGGGGGAGCCCGTGCGGACATATTCATGGTTGCAACCTCACCTTAATGCCTAGCACTTCCTGGCCTTCTGCTGCTCTGTGACATGAGAATATGTAGTGTAGACGAAGGCCTTCACCTCTTCCAATTCGCGGGCTCTGCTAGAGGGAGCAAAGGGCCACCTCAGCATGCACATGGCAGGGACAGCAATGGGACCCCAGTGCTGACAGGAGGGGTGGCAGAATTCTGTGAGGTTTCCTCTGTTGTGGGTGGAAAGGTCAGCATTGCACATGTAGGATCTTCACCTTTCCCCTGCCAGTGCCTGGCCCCTCACTGCCTTCTGCTGGCCTGAGGTTCAACTCTCAAATAAGACCACCAACACCTGACAGttcagtgaagaaactgagggggGCCCATATGTGGTCCCTCTCGCAGAAGATTAAGCAGGGGTGACTGACGATTTGGGTCCGTCTATCCTGGGATAAGGCTCTGATCCTTTCTCACCATAGCACACTGCAGGGTTTCAGACAACTCTCTCTGCTGACTGAGCCCAATCTGCCTAGACTGAGGCTTCACTCCCTTAGATACAGGAGTAGGAAGTGAGCCGAGCTAACCCAAGCACTATTCTGAGTTTCCTCACTGTTGACAGAAGAGGCACAGTAGGTCTGGGTTCCCATGTGCTCTGGTTCCCCTCAGTGCTCACTTTGATTTCTGACAGGATCTGGGACTCGTCTCTCTGTTGACAAAATGCGGACCCGGGGGATGACCCGACGTGTGGTCTCACACCAAGGTCCTCAGCTTCCTGAGAGATCTGAGACAAAAGTGAACAGGTGCTccat comes from Eptesicus fuscus isolate TK198812 chromosome 1, DD_ASM_mEF_20220401, whole genome shotgun sequence and encodes:
- the LOC129149850 gene encoding melanoma-associated antigen 8-like, yielding LSSSPSVLFLESLEEVAAAETPSPPQSPQVSCPSLHALATFPWSHPEDESSSSHEEAGPNTEGGPEDDGDTLLQKALHSKMMEMVEFLLRKYCAKEPTTKAEMQSSVIKEYHEHFPEIFSAATEVMKLVFGVVAEEVDPSAHTYVMVTALGLTYDGMVSDESRYPNTGLLVTLLWVIASEGDCAPEEKVWETLNIIGLHDGKLHWLYGEPRELITKIWVQEQYLVYRQVPNSDPPCYEFLWGPRAHTETTTSQALSFVLRVNDRDPRSLPFLPEGPECNENPCA